A genomic segment from Glycine soja cultivar W05 chromosome 18, ASM419377v2, whole genome shotgun sequence encodes:
- the LOC114395837 gene encoding COX assembly mitochondrial protein 2 homolog: MHPPLTLHKHPMCAEIIEQFQKCHIEHPIAKFFGECTDLKIKLDRCFREEKALKRKANFEESKKLKEQLRALRKENAASSGQ; the protein is encoded by the exons ATGCACCCTCCTTTAACATTGCACAAACACCCAATGTGTGCTGAA ATTATTGAGCAGTTTCAAAAGTGTCATATAGAACATCCTATTGCAAAATTCTTTGGTGAATGtactgatttaaaaataaaattggatcgCTGTTTCAGAGAAGAG AAAGCTTTGAAGCGGAAGGCCAACTTTGAAGAGAGCAAAAAGTTGAAGGAACAGTTGAGAGCTTTGAGGAAAGAAAATGCTGCAAGCAGTGGTCAATAG
- the LOC114394484 gene encoding uncharacterized protein DDB_G0271670-like: MELEPKKGPVHDQYDDLVGSFSSSSSSTSSSVSGISSGSSLESDSFEEVTSSASSSSSSAADDQLVVVADPLGDMTSLFQQLPIKRGLSKFYQGKSQSFTSLTNVRSLEDLAKPENPYNKRLKSCKSYAGGLAESHSTRAVSKRGMVHSTSSRGSCSSFRRGSATTNFMGSRPPIPPHRSTSTNTIPNQTVLFA; this comes from the exons ATGGAGCTAGAACCAAAGAAAGGACCGGTTCATGATCAATACGATGATCTTGTtggttctttttcttcttcttcttcttcaacatcATCTTCTGTTTCTGGAATTTCAAGTGGGTCATCATTGGAATCTGATTCTTTTGAAGAAGTAACATCCTCTGCCtcctcttcttcatcatcagCAGCTGATGATCAACTTGTAGTTGTAGCTGATCCATTGGGTGACATGACTTCTCTCTTTCAACAACTTCCCATCAA GAGGGGGCTATCAAAATTCTACCAGGGAAAGTCACAATCTTTCACTTCACTGACAAATGTGAGGAGCTTGGAGGACCTTGCAAAGCCAGAGAACCCTTACAACAAGAGGTTGAAGTCTTGCAAGAGCTATGCAGGAGGGTTGGCAGAGAGCCATTCAACAAGGGCTGTTTCTAAGAGGGGAATGGTGCATTCAACAAGTTCAAGAGGTTCATGTTCTTCTTTTAGAAGGGGCAGTGCTACTACTAATTTCATGGGTAGTAGGCCACCAATTCCTCCTCATAGATCTACCAGCACCAACACCATCCCTAATCAAACTGTGTTGTTTGCTTGA
- the LOC114395471 gene encoding CASP-like protein 2A2 — MEKGSVVEAAAPRSPMQMKMGDELEGNTSALRTAETFLRLVPVGLCVSALVLMLKNSQQNEYGSVDYSDLGAFRYLVHANGICAGYSLFSAVIAAMPRPSTMTRAWTFFLLDQVLTYIILAAGAVSTEVLYLAEKGDAATTWSSACGSFGRFCHKVTASVAITFVAVFCYVLLSLISSYKLFTNYDAPASRPTAAIEVAAFPG, encoded by the exons ATGGAGAAAGGAAGTGTGGTTGAAGCTGCAGCACCAAGATCTCCCATGCAGATGAAGATGGGGGATGAATTAGAAGGCAACACCAGTGCCCTACGCACTGCTGAGACGTTTCTGCGTTTAGTTCCTGTTGGTCTATGTGTTTCAGCACTTGTTCTCATGCTTAAGAACTCTCAGCAGAATGAATATGGATCTGTTGATTACAGCGATCTTGGAGCTTTCAG GTATTTGGTGCATGCCAATGGCATTTGTGCAGGCTACTCTCTATTTTCAGCGGTGATCGCTGCTATGCCACGCCCTTCCACTATGACTCGTGCTTGGACTTTCTTTTTGCTTGATCAG GTGCTGACATACATAATTCTAGCGGCTGGAGCAGTGTCAACGGAGGTGCTGTACCTGGCTGAGAAAGGAGACGCTGCAACAACGTGGAGCTCAGCTTGTGGCTCTTTTGGTCGATTTTGCCATAAGGTCACAGCATCAGTAGCTATCACATTTGTGGCAGTGTTTTGCTATGTCTTGCTTTCCCTCATTTCCTCATACAAGCTCTTCACCAACTATGATGCACCAGCAAGCAGGCCCACTGCAGCCATTGAGGTTGCTGCTTTCCCtggctag